Proteins encoded by one window of Fervidobacterium sp.:
- the murJ gene encoding murein biosynthesis integral membrane protein MurJ, protein MSVLVSSLAFAVATLLSRLLGLVRDMLMASKFGTSWQADAYFVAILFPFFLRRVFGEGAMTSAFIPLYSESKDKDEFLSSVLTSFTIVLLIIVLIVFVFPDIVIFLFSSGAAPKTKELIRTLVRITAPSILFIFWWAITYSIENTRGKFFYPALTPIIPNIVLIIFLIMPGVSIYSPTWGFLIGELAAFLALAYPLKRHKLSLTFKHTKEFLKYFWPSFLAMSVSQINSIVDTNVVSYYSQGQGGGVSYLQYASRFYMLPYGLFGVAVATVILSTIANDRENYVVHLRKGITSTIFFTVPAAVGLVVLAKPIIRLFYEYGQFTSKDTQMTAYVLIAYVVGLPFYGIYSTMARARHAVKDMKTPLKATVIVALVNVILDLIVGLKFGPVGVSFATSVAGIVGFGYLYFKEKNKKLFEFEDLYIIISSILMGIATYYFSTISNRRIWAIVSTLFGGTIYILISAFFFRERLKEFLKRR, encoded by the coding sequence ATGAGTGTTCTTGTAAGTAGCTTGGCTTTTGCTGTAGCAACACTGCTCTCAAGGCTTCTAGGGCTTGTCAGAGATATGCTTATGGCATCGAAATTCGGCACTTCCTGGCAAGCTGATGCGTATTTTGTTGCTATACTTTTCCCGTTTTTTTTGAGAAGGGTTTTTGGTGAAGGAGCTATGACCTCTGCTTTCATACCTTTGTATTCCGAATCAAAAGATAAAGATGAATTTCTTTCTTCTGTACTAACAAGTTTTACAATAGTTTTGTTGATTATCGTACTGATTGTTTTCGTTTTTCCTGACATTGTAATTTTTTTATTCAGTTCAGGAGCAGCACCAAAGACCAAAGAACTGATACGCACACTTGTACGCATAACAGCTCCATCTATTCTATTCATCTTTTGGTGGGCGATAACATATTCAATCGAAAACACAAGAGGTAAGTTTTTTTACCCAGCGCTAACACCGATAATTCCAAACATTGTATTGATAATATTCTTAATAATGCCAGGTGTTAGCATCTACAGCCCTACATGGGGATTCTTAATTGGTGAACTTGCAGCGTTTCTTGCTCTTGCATATCCATTGAAAAGGCATAAATTGAGCTTAACATTCAAACACACGAAAGAATTTCTAAAATATTTTTGGCCAAGTTTCTTAGCCATGTCTGTTTCGCAGATAAACAGTATAGTTGATACAAATGTTGTTTCTTACTACAGTCAAGGACAAGGTGGAGGAGTCTCATATCTTCAATACGCTTCGAGATTTTACATGCTGCCCTATGGGTTGTTTGGAGTTGCCGTAGCAACAGTTATACTTTCCACAATTGCTAACGACAGAGAAAATTACGTAGTTCACTTAAGAAAAGGTATAACGTCAACTATATTTTTTACTGTTCCAGCAGCAGTTGGACTTGTAGTTTTGGCAAAGCCTATTATCAGATTATTTTACGAATACGGTCAGTTTACTTCAAAAGACACGCAGATGACTGCTTACGTTTTAATTGCCTACGTTGTTGGTTTACCTTTTTACGGAATCTACTCAACTATGGCAAGAGCAAGACATGCGGTTAAAGATATGAAAACCCCATTAAAAGCAACAGTTATAGTGGCTTTGGTCAATGTAATACTTGATTTAATCGTTGGTCTTAAATTTGGCCCTGTTGGTGTATCCTTTGCAACAAGTGTTGCAGGTATAGTTGGATTTGGTTACCTCTATTTCAAAGAGAAAAATAAAAAACTATTCGAATTTGAAGATTTGTACATAATCATCTCTTCAATACTCATGGGAATAGCAACCTATTATTTCTCGACCATTTCAAACAGAAGGATATGGGCAATAGTTTCTACGTTATTTGGAGGAACAATTTACATTTTGATTTCAGCATTTTTTTTCAGAGAAAGGTTGAAGGAATTTCTCAAAAGAAGATAA
- a CDS encoding biotin--[acetyl-CoA-carboxylase] ligase, translating into MIGEEIEVLYEVDSTNEFLKKNYKSFHDGAVVVAIKQTAGKGRMGRSWYSPEGGLWYSVLFKPKIHLNLHVYTKIFSIAIVEVLRKIRVKAYIKWPNDIYYNGKKLCGILSESVLSNNRVIAIVVGIGMNVNNDIPEELKDIAIALKDILKKKVKITYLLDEINKHAWNLLISYRNETENITKLWKKYLTPSEGDKIKIKNDSEIIEGVVIKISDDTLYVDIGGGVIGVQSVQKIVG; encoded by the coding sequence ATGATAGGTGAAGAGATAGAAGTACTTTACGAAGTCGATAGTACAAATGAATTTTTGAAAAAAAACTACAAATCTTTTCATGATGGAGCGGTAGTTGTTGCTATAAAACAAACAGCGGGAAAAGGACGTATGGGTCGAAGTTGGTACTCTCCCGAGGGTGGTTTATGGTATTCAGTGTTGTTTAAACCCAAGATACACTTAAATTTACATGTTTACACCAAAATATTCTCTATAGCTATAGTAGAAGTACTTAGGAAAATAAGGGTAAAAGCCTATATAAAGTGGCCTAACGATATTTACTACAATGGAAAGAAATTATGTGGCATACTCTCAGAGTCTGTTTTGTCCAACAATAGGGTTATTGCCATTGTCGTAGGAATTGGAATGAACGTAAACAACGACATTCCAGAAGAATTAAAAGACATCGCGATAGCCTTAAAAGATATATTAAAAAAGAAAGTTAAAATTACTTACCTTTTGGATGAAATCAACAAACATGCTTGGAATTTATTAATAAGCTACAGAAACGAGACAGAAAATATAACAAAGCTTTGGAAAAAATACCTTACACCAAGCGAAGGGGACAAAATAAAAATAAAAAATGATAGTGAAATAATTGAAGGAGTAGTTATAAAAATCTCTGACGATACATTGTATGTAGATATAGGTGGTGGAGTAATTGGTGTACAAAGTGTTCAAAAGATTGTTGGTTAA
- a CDS encoding D-alanyl-D-alanine carboxypeptidase, whose product MYKVFKRLLVNILIANILFFHIVLFSQDIYELINFKAPQGSFVGIYFQDVENGTVLFKQNEHNLFVPASLTKIFTTLVAYEILGPDFRYTTTVYIPNGNNGNVSSILKGDIVIKGNGDPSMSIDILKNNLRKFVTEGVKEIQGDVIVDNSFFSDERWGIGWEWDYKNPSIDSLVLKEYSNLFDPRDKNAVALNYAANVIKILQSYGIKVSGSGKVGKLPANYREFIVVKSAPLKNLLEVANKLSSNSYAEQIFRTLGLRVYNLGSITNSSKVVNDFYKKLFGEYYHFKLTDGCGLSTYNVVTPYMVTSTITYAYRNHGGLDGYISTFSISGKDGTLQNRLRDITVYGKTGTLQRVSNIAGVMITKTGRKVAFCIMVNNFIVPTYTVMAYQDEILRFVWNNY is encoded by the coding sequence GTGTACAAAGTGTTCAAAAGATTGTTGGTTAATATACTCATTGCGAATATTTTATTTTTTCACATTGTTTTGTTTTCCCAGGATATATACGAATTAATTAATTTTAAAGCACCTCAAGGAAGTTTTGTTGGTATCTATTTTCAAGACGTGGAAAATGGTACAGTATTATTCAAACAGAATGAACATAATCTATTTGTTCCCGCTTCGTTGACAAAAATTTTTACAACACTGGTAGCTTATGAAATTCTTGGACCTGATTTTAGATACACAACAACCGTCTACATTCCAAACGGGAACAATGGAAACGTATCTTCTATATTAAAGGGTGACATTGTTATAAAAGGCAATGGTGATCCATCGATGAGTATAGACATATTAAAAAATAACCTCAGAAAGTTTGTAACCGAGGGAGTGAAAGAAATACAAGGCGATGTGATAGTAGACAATTCATTTTTTTCTGACGAAAGATGGGGAATAGGTTGGGAGTGGGACTACAAAAATCCAAGTATAGATTCGTTAGTACTAAAAGAATATTCTAACTTATTTGATCCAAGAGATAAAAACGCAGTAGCACTTAATTACGCAGCAAACGTAATAAAAATATTGCAAAGTTATGGGATAAAAGTTTCCGGCAGTGGAAAAGTTGGTAAACTTCCAGCAAATTATCGTGAATTCATAGTTGTTAAGTCTGCCCCGCTGAAAAATCTTTTAGAAGTAGCTAATAAATTAAGTAGTAATTCTTATGCTGAGCAAATTTTTAGAACCTTGGGATTACGTGTCTATAATCTTGGTAGTATAACTAACTCATCGAAGGTTGTAAATGATTTCTACAAAAAACTTTTTGGGGAATACTATCACTTTAAACTGACTGATGGTTGCGGACTTTCTACGTACAATGTAGTAACACCATACATGGTAACCTCAACAATAACATATGCTTACCGAAATCATGGCGGATTAGATGGATATATCTCCACATTCTCAATATCTGGAAAAGATGGAACTTTACAAAATAGATTGAGAGATATCACTGTCTATGGTAAAACAGGAACACTTCAACGAGTATCAAACATCGCTGGTGTTATGATAACAAAAACCGGCAGGAAAGTAGCATTTTGTATTATGGTAAATAATTTCATAGTACCAACTTATACTGTTATGGCCTATCAAGATGAGATACTGAGATTTGTATGGAACAATTATTAA